The following coding sequences lie in one Megalodesulfovibrio gigas DSM 1382 = ATCC 19364 genomic window:
- the rpoC gene encoding DNA-directed RNA polymerase subunit beta': protein MSLDDLFSFRGAANQAVTSHTLKAIKISIASPEKIREWSFGEVKKPETINYRTFKPERDGLFCAKIFGPVKDYECNCGKYKRMKHRGIVCEKCGVEVIASKVRRERMGHIELAAPVAHIWFLKTLPSKIGTLLDMTMADLEKVLYFDSYVVLDAGGTTLQKYQVITEEQYMQVLDHYGEDAVKVGMGAEAVRSLLEELDLETLRVELREDSQTTRSQTKKKKLTKRLKIIEAFLESGNRPEWMILEVIPVIPPELRPLVPLDGGRFATSDLNDLYRRVINRNNRLKRLIELGAPDIIIRNEKRMLQEAVDALFDNGRRGRAITGTNGRPLKSLSDMIKGKQGRFRQNLLGKRVDYSGRSVIVVGPKLKLHQCGLPKKMALELFKPFIYAKLEERELASTIKSAKRMVEREELVVWDILEEVVREYPILLNRAPTLHRLGIQAFEPTLVEGKAIQLHPLVCSAYNADFDGDQMAVHVPLSVEANIECRVLMMSTNNILSPANGSPVIVPSQDIVLGLYYLTVERSFQRGEGKIFTAPWEVIAAYDANTVDLHARIKCRIDGELLDTTPGRVILGQVVPEQVPFEMVNQILTKKNIARLVGETYRRAGTKATVILCDRLKDTGYEFATRAGVTIGVKDLQIPSKKPKLLEDARNEVDQIEQQYREGIITKTEKYNKVVDVWTKVTNAVSKEMMDEISQDFITDPKTGRVEANISFNPIYMMSHSGSRGNADQMRQLAGMRGLMAKPSGEIIETPITSSFREGLSVLQYFTSTHGARKGLADTALKTANSGYLTRRLVDVVQDVIIGEVDCGTVDGLEIGHLVKGGDIKVRLSERILGRSLLFPIFDPDTLEEMLPANTLVNEELALMIEDRGISSVMVRSTLTCQSRHGVCAHCYGRDLARGDLVNIGETVGIIAAQSIGEPGTQLTMRTFHIGGTASREVERSSIQAQHAGTVAMSRVKMVKNVEGKFLVLGKSGQISIVDEQGREREKYVLPTGAKLHVQAGDQIRKGQVLAEWDPFNEPFVTDVDGVVKFTDIIDGKTFQEKTDEITKMATQTIIEYRSTNFKPSISVCDASGSPRPRPDSAIPAVFTLPVGAILMVRDGMEVRAGDIIARKPRETSKTKDIVGGLPRVAELFEVRKPKDLAVVSEIDGIVTHGTESKGKRRLVVTPEAGELKEYLIPKGKHITVQDGDFVEAGELLTEGYPELHDILKIKGEKFLANYLVEEIQDVYRFQGVNINDKHIEVIVRQMLKKISILDPGDTTFLLGEQVDKHRFMEENNRAIMEGKRAAQGEPLVLGITQASLTTDSFISAASFQETTKVLTEASLLAKEDPLRGLKENVIVGRLIPAGTGYRKYVDAEIAVPDQPERPDKFLEELEDNPLLIDG, encoded by the coding sequence ATGAGTCTGGACGATTTGTTCTCCTTCCGCGGCGCCGCCAATCAGGCGGTCACCAGCCATACCCTGAAGGCCATCAAGATCTCCATCGCCTCGCCGGAGAAGATCCGGGAATGGAGCTTCGGGGAAGTCAAGAAGCCGGAGACCATCAACTACCGCACCTTCAAGCCGGAGCGCGATGGCCTGTTCTGCGCCAAGATCTTCGGCCCGGTGAAGGATTACGAGTGCAACTGCGGCAAGTACAAGCGCATGAAGCACCGCGGCATTGTCTGCGAAAAGTGCGGCGTGGAAGTCATTGCGTCCAAGGTTCGTCGCGAACGCATGGGCCACATCGAGCTGGCCGCGCCCGTGGCGCACATCTGGTTCCTCAAGACCCTGCCGTCCAAAATCGGCACGCTCCTGGACATGACCATGGCGGACCTGGAAAAGGTCCTCTACTTTGATTCCTATGTGGTGCTGGACGCCGGTGGCACCACGCTGCAGAAGTATCAGGTCATCACGGAAGAGCAGTACATGCAGGTGCTGGACCACTACGGCGAGGACGCCGTGAAGGTGGGCATGGGCGCGGAAGCCGTGCGCTCCCTGCTCGAAGAGCTGGACCTGGAAACCCTGCGCGTGGAACTGCGCGAGGACAGCCAGACCACCCGCTCCCAGACCAAGAAGAAAAAGCTCACCAAGCGGCTCAAGATCATTGAAGCCTTCCTGGAAAGCGGCAACCGGCCCGAGTGGATGATTCTGGAAGTCATCCCGGTCATTCCGCCCGAGCTGCGCCCCCTGGTGCCCCTGGACGGCGGCCGCTTCGCCACCTCGGACCTGAACGACCTCTACCGCCGGGTGATCAACCGGAACAACCGCCTCAAGCGGCTCATCGAGCTTGGCGCGCCGGACATCATCATCCGCAACGAAAAGCGCATGCTGCAGGAAGCGGTGGACGCGCTCTTTGACAACGGTCGCCGCGGTCGGGCCATCACCGGCACCAACGGCCGGCCCCTGAAGTCTCTCTCGGACATGATCAAGGGCAAGCAGGGCCGGTTCCGCCAGAACCTGCTGGGCAAGCGCGTGGATTACTCCGGCCGTTCCGTCATCGTGGTGGGCCCCAAGCTCAAGCTGCACCAGTGCGGCCTGCCCAAGAAGATGGCCCTGGAGCTGTTCAAGCCCTTCATCTATGCCAAGCTGGAAGAAAGAGAGCTGGCCTCCACCATCAAATCCGCCAAGCGGATGGTGGAACGCGAAGAGCTGGTGGTGTGGGACATCCTGGAAGAAGTGGTGCGGGAGTATCCCATCCTGCTCAACCGCGCGCCCACGCTGCACCGTCTGGGCATTCAGGCCTTTGAACCCACCCTGGTGGAAGGCAAGGCCATCCAGCTGCACCCGCTGGTCTGCTCCGCCTACAACGCCGACTTTGACGGCGACCAGATGGCCGTGCACGTGCCCCTTTCCGTGGAGGCGAACATCGAATGCCGCGTGCTCATGATGAGCACCAACAACATTCTGTCGCCCGCCAACGGCTCGCCGGTCATCGTGCCGTCGCAGGATATCGTGCTCGGGCTGTACTACCTCACCGTGGAGCGCAGCTTCCAGCGTGGGGAAGGCAAGATCTTCACCGCGCCGTGGGAAGTCATTGCCGCGTACGACGCCAACACCGTGGATCTGCACGCCCGCATCAAGTGCCGCATCGATGGCGAACTGCTGGACACCACGCCCGGCCGCGTCATCCTGGGGCAGGTGGTGCCCGAGCAGGTGCCTTTTGAAATGGTGAACCAGATCCTCACCAAAAAGAACATCGCCCGTCTGGTGGGCGAGACCTACCGCCGCGCCGGCACCAAGGCCACGGTCATCCTGTGCGACCGCCTCAAGGATACCGGCTACGAGTTCGCCACCCGCGCCGGCGTGACCATTGGCGTGAAGGATCTGCAAATCCCTTCCAAGAAGCCCAAACTCCTGGAAGACGCCCGCAACGAAGTGGACCAGATCGAGCAGCAGTACCGCGAAGGTATCATCACCAAGACAGAGAAGTACAACAAGGTGGTGGACGTCTGGACCAAGGTCACCAACGCCGTCTCCAAGGAGATGATGGACGAGATCAGCCAGGACTTCATCACTGATCCCAAAACCGGCAGGGTGGAAGCCAACATCAGCTTTAACCCCATCTACATGATGAGCCACTCCGGCTCCCGAGGCAACGCAGACCAGATGCGCCAGCTCGCCGGCATGCGCGGCCTGATGGCCAAGCCTTCCGGCGAAATCATCGAAACGCCCATCACCTCCTCCTTCCGCGAGGGGCTCTCGGTGCTGCAGTACTTCACCTCCACCCACGGCGCACGAAAGGGCCTGGCCGACACGGCCCTCAAGACCGCCAACTCCGGGTACCTCACCCGTCGTCTGGTGGACGTGGTGCAGGACGTGATCATCGGGGAAGTCGATTGCGGCACTGTGGACGGCCTGGAAATCGGGCATCTGGTCAAGGGCGGGGACATCAAGGTTCGCCTGTCCGAGCGTATCCTCGGCCGCTCGCTCCTGTTCCCCATCTTCGATCCGGACACCCTGGAAGAAATGCTGCCGGCCAACACGCTCGTCAATGAAGAGCTGGCCCTGATGATCGAAGACCGCGGCATCTCCTCGGTCATGGTGCGCTCCACGCTCACCTGCCAGAGCCGCCACGGCGTGTGCGCCCATTGCTACGGCCGCGACCTGGCCCGGGGCGATTTGGTGAACATCGGCGAAACCGTGGGCATCATCGCCGCGCAGTCCATCGGCGAACCCGGCACCCAGCTGACCATGCGTACCTTCCACATCGGCGGTACGGCCTCGCGTGAAGTCGAGCGCTCCTCCATCCAGGCGCAGCACGCCGGCACGGTGGCCATGTCCCGCGTGAAGATGGTCAAGAACGTCGAGGGCAAGTTCCTGGTGCTCGGCAAGAGCGGGCAGATCAGCATCGTGGACGAGCAGGGCCGCGAGCGTGAAAAGTACGTCCTGCCCACGGGCGCCAAGCTGCACGTGCAGGCCGGCGACCAGATCCGCAAGGGGCAGGTCCTGGCCGAGTGGGACCCCTTCAACGAGCCCTTCGTCACCGACGTGGACGGCGTGGTCAAGTTCACGGACATCATCGACGGCAAGACCTTCCAGGAAAAGACCGACGAAATCACCAAGATGGCCACCCAGACCATCATCGAATACCGGTCCACCAACTTCAAACCCTCCATCTCCGTGTGCGATGCCTCGGGCTCGCCGCGGCCGCGGCCGGATTCGGCCATCCCGGCCGTGTTCACCCTGCCCGTGGGCGCCATCCTCATGGTGCGCGACGGCATGGAAGTGAGAGCCGGGGACATCATCGCCCGTAAGCCCCGCGAAACCTCCAAGACCAAGGACATCGTGGGCGGTCTTCCCCGCGTGGCCGAGCTCTTTGAAGTCCGCAAGCCCAAGGACCTCGCCGTGGTGTCGGAAATCGACGGCATCGTCACCCACGGCACGGAATCCAAGGGCAAGCGCCGTCTGGTGGTCACCCCCGAAGCCGGCGAGCTCAAGGAATACCTCATCCCCAAGGGCAAGCACATCACCGTCCAGGACGGCGACTTCGTGGAAGCCGGCGAACTGCTGACCGAAGGCTACCCGGAACTGCACGACATCCTGAAGATCAAGGGCGAAAAGTTCCTGGCCAACTACCTGGTGGAAGAAATCCAGGACGTGTACCGCTTCCAGGGCGTGAATATCAACGACAAGCACATCGAGGTCATTGTCCGGCAGATGCTGAAGAAAATCAGCATCCTCGATCCGGGCGACACCACCTTCCTCCTGGGCGAGCAGGTGGACAAGCATCGCTTCATGGAAGAAAACAACCGCGCCATCATGGAAGGCAAGCGCGCTGCCCAGGGTGAACCGCTGGTGCTGGGCATCACCCAGGCATCCCTCACCACGGACAGCTTCATCTCTGCCGCCTCCTTCCAGGAAACCACCAAGGTGCTCACCGAGGCCTCTCTGCTGGCCAAGGAAGATCCCCTGCGCGGCCTGAAGGAAAACGTCATCGTCGGCCGGCTCATCCCGGCGGGCACGGGCTACCGCAAATACGTGGATGCGGAAATCGCCGTGCCGGACCAGCCCGAACGGCCCGACAAGTTCCTGGAAGAGCTGGAGGACAACCCGCTGCTCATCGACGGGTAG
- the rpoB gene encoding DNA-directed RNA polymerase subunit beta: MGQLVKKFGKIHHSLPIPHLLDLQVESYRQFLQIGVAAEDRKPDVGLEAVFRSVFPIEDFNKTASLEYVGYEIYDPEYDEDECISKGLTFEAPIKIQVRLVVFDVDVETGIRTLRDMKEQPIYFGKLPLMTDKGTFIINGTERVIVNQLQRSPGIIFEHDSGKTHSSRRVLYSCRIIPMRGSWLDFDFDHKDILYVRIDRRRKMPATILFKAMGMNKADILDYFYETEWYRLDTERVLWEVQKHMYRKETPVNDITDADGKVIVEAGKPLTKRHWRIFGEKNVEVVPLARETLEGLFLAKDMANPETGEVMAEAGDDITMDLLGKLQAAGIERLPVLHTRGTDVSPSMRDTLMLDKTADMEQAQVEIYRRLRPSSPPTPEIAAAFFENLFRNADYYDLSPVGRYKLNQRLSFPQTRDERTLSDEDILAAIRLLCRLKDSHGPADDIDHLGNRRVRPVGELVENQYRIGLVRMERAIKERMSLQEVATLMPHDLINPKPVAAVLKEFFGTSQLSQFMDQTNPLSEVTHKRRLSALGPGGLTRERAGFEVRDVHVSHYGRICPIETPEGPNIGLIVSLTTYARVNDFGFIETPYRVVKDSKVTSDIYFLDASREYDEVIAQANATLQDDGGFEADMLTTRMKGDVLMSPREEVTLMDISPSQMVSISAALIPFLEHDDANRALMGSNMQRQAVPLLRPEVPLVGTGMEGVVAKDSGSCLLAEGEGVVRHADAQRVIVSYEGDLHKRTGGVKAYELQKYHKSNQNSCFGQRPLAIPGTKVKRGTVLADGPSIQNGELALGKNLLVAFMPWCGYNFEDSILISERVVKEDVYTSVHIEEFEVVARDTKLGPEEVTRDIPNVSEDMLRNLDESGIIRIGANVKADDILVGKITPKGETQLTPEEKLLRAIFGDKARDVKNTSLKVPPGIEGTIIDVKVFNRRSGEKDERTKAIEDWELARLERMEGQHITALTNSMRDKIWGLIQGKQIVTNLMGKKKGQVLAETGHTLTRDMLDDAPIKKMAGLFKSKETNDEIQALLDEYDNQLAFINRFYEVKKGRVTEGDDLPPGVIKMVKVHIAVKRKLSVGDKMAGRHGNKGVVSCILPIQDMPFFADGTPVDIVLNPLGVPSRMNIGQIMETHLGWAARELGAQLARMADAAVDPQVLRAEISRVFKTSEIEAMLAEVSDEELIPMARDLRNGIVTKTPVFDGAHEDEIWSWLALAGLPDDGKSVLYDGRTGDEFMNRVTVGVMYMLKLHHLVDEKIHARSTGPYSLVTQQPLGGKAQFGGQRLGEMEVWALEAYGAAHLLQEFLTVKSDDVAGRVKMYEKIVKGENFLEAGLPESFNVLVKELMSLGLDVTLIEEERKKARREPQFLSNN; encoded by the coding sequence ATGGGTCAGCTCGTCAAGAAATTCGGCAAGATTCACCACTCCCTGCCCATCCCGCACCTATTGGACCTGCAGGTGGAGTCCTACAGGCAGTTCCTGCAAATCGGCGTGGCGGCGGAAGACCGCAAGCCCGACGTGGGCCTGGAAGCCGTGTTCCGCAGCGTCTTCCCCATCGAGGACTTCAACAAGACGGCCAGTCTGGAGTACGTCGGCTACGAGATCTACGACCCCGAGTACGATGAGGACGAGTGCATCTCCAAGGGCCTGACTTTCGAGGCCCCCATCAAAATCCAGGTCCGCCTGGTGGTCTTCGATGTGGATGTCGAAACCGGCATCCGTACCCTGCGCGACATGAAGGAGCAGCCCATTTATTTTGGCAAGCTCCCCCTGATGACGGACAAGGGCACCTTCATCATCAACGGCACCGAGCGCGTCATCGTCAACCAGCTGCAGCGCTCCCCCGGCATCATCTTCGAGCATGATTCCGGCAAGACGCACTCCAGCCGCCGCGTGCTGTACTCCTGCCGCATCATCCCCATGCGCGGCAGCTGGCTGGATTTCGATTTTGACCACAAGGACATCCTGTACGTCCGCATCGACCGCCGCCGCAAGATGCCCGCCACCATCCTGTTCAAGGCCATGGGCATGAACAAGGCGGACATCCTTGACTATTTTTATGAAACCGAGTGGTACCGCCTGGATACCGAGCGCGTGCTGTGGGAAGTGCAAAAGCACATGTACCGCAAGGAAACGCCGGTCAACGACATCACCGACGCCGACGGCAAGGTCATCGTGGAGGCTGGCAAGCCCCTGACCAAGCGCCACTGGCGCATCTTCGGCGAAAAGAACGTCGAGGTGGTGCCCCTGGCCCGGGAAACCCTGGAAGGCCTGTTCCTGGCCAAGGACATGGCCAACCCCGAGACGGGCGAGGTCATGGCCGAAGCCGGGGACGACATCACCATGGATCTGCTGGGCAAGCTCCAGGCGGCCGGCATTGAGCGGCTGCCCGTGCTGCACACCCGCGGCACGGACGTGTCCCCCTCCATGCGCGACACCCTGATGCTGGACAAGACCGCAGACATGGAACAGGCCCAGGTGGAAATCTACCGCCGCCTGCGCCCTAGCTCCCCGCCCACGCCCGAAATCGCCGCCGCGTTCTTCGAGAACCTGTTCCGCAACGCGGATTATTACGACCTCTCCCCCGTGGGCCGCTACAAGCTCAACCAGCGTCTGAGCTTCCCGCAGACCCGCGACGAGCGGACCCTTTCCGATGAGGACATCCTGGCCGCCATCCGCCTGCTGTGCCGCCTGAAGGACTCCCACGGCCCGGCCGACGACATCGACCACCTGGGCAACCGCCGCGTGCGGCCCGTGGGCGAACTGGTGGAAAACCAGTACCGCATCGGCCTGGTGCGCATGGAGCGCGCCATCAAGGAGCGCATGAGCCTGCAGGAAGTGGCCACGCTGATGCCCCACGACCTCATCAACCCCAAGCCCGTGGCGGCTGTGCTCAAGGAGTTCTTCGGCACCTCCCAGCTCTCCCAGTTCATGGACCAGACCAACCCGCTCTCCGAAGTCACCCACAAGCGCCGGCTTTCGGCCCTTGGGCCCGGTGGCCTCACCCGTGAGCGGGCCGGCTTTGAAGTGCGCGACGTGCACGTCTCCCACTACGGCCGTATCTGCCCCATCGAAACACCGGAAGGCCCGAACATCGGCCTCATCGTCTCATTGACCACCTACGCCCGGGTGAACGACTTCGGCTTCATCGAAACGCCGTATCGCGTGGTCAAGGACAGCAAGGTCACCAGCGACATCTACTTCCTGGACGCCTCCCGGGAGTATGACGAAGTCATCGCCCAGGCCAACGCCACCTTGCAGGATGACGGCGGCTTCGAAGCCGACATGCTCACCACCCGGATGAAGGGCGACGTGCTCATGAGCCCGCGGGAAGAAGTGACCCTGATGGACATCTCGCCCAGCCAGATGGTCTCCATCTCCGCCGCGCTCATCCCCTTCCTGGAACATGACGACGCCAACCGCGCCCTCATGGGCTCGAACATGCAGCGCCAGGCCGTGCCGCTCTTGCGGCCCGAAGTGCCCCTGGTGGGCACGGGCATGGAAGGCGTGGTGGCCAAGGACTCCGGCTCCTGTCTGCTGGCCGAGGGCGAAGGCGTGGTGCGCCATGCGGACGCCCAGCGCGTCATCGTCAGCTACGAGGGCGACCTGCACAAGCGCACCGGCGGGGTGAAGGCCTACGAGCTGCAGAAGTACCACAAGTCCAACCAGAACTCCTGCTTCGGGCAGCGGCCCCTGGCCATTCCCGGCACCAAGGTCAAGCGCGGCACCGTGCTGGCCGACGGTCCCTCCATCCAGAATGGCGAGCTGGCCCTGGGCAAGAACCTGCTGGTGGCCTTCATGCCCTGGTGCGGGTACAACTTCGAAGACTCCATCCTCATCTCCGAACGCGTGGTGAAGGAAGACGTGTACACCTCCGTGCACATCGAGGAGTTCGAAGTGGTGGCCCGGGACACCAAGCTTGGCCCCGAGGAAGTGACGCGGGATATCCCCAACGTCTCCGAAGACATGCTCCGCAATCTGGACGAGAGCGGCATCATCCGCATCGGCGCCAACGTCAAGGCGGATGACATCCTGGTGGGCAAGATCACCCCCAAGGGCGAAACCCAGCTCACCCCGGAAGAAAAGCTGCTGCGCGCCATCTTCGGCGACAAGGCCCGCGACGTGAAAAACACCTCCCTCAAAGTGCCCCCGGGCATTGAAGGGACCATCATCGACGTCAAGGTCTTCAACCGCAGAAGCGGCGAGAAGGACGAACGCACCAAGGCCATTGAGGATTGGGAACTGGCCCGCCTGGAGCGCATGGAAGGGCAGCACATCACCGCCCTGACCAACAGCATGCGCGACAAGATCTGGGGTCTCATCCAGGGCAAGCAGATCGTCACCAACCTCATGGGCAAGAAAAAGGGCCAGGTGCTGGCGGAAACCGGCCACACCCTGACCCGCGACATGCTGGACGACGCGCCCATCAAAAAGATGGCCGGTCTGTTCAAGAGCAAGGAAACCAACGACGAAATTCAGGCCCTGCTGGACGAGTACGACAACCAGCTGGCCTTCATCAACCGCTTCTATGAAGTGAAGAAGGGCCGCGTGACCGAGGGGGACGACCTGCCCCCCGGCGTCATCAAGATGGTCAAGGTTCACATCGCCGTGAAGCGCAAGCTCTCCGTGGGCGACAAGATGGCCGGCCGCCACGGCAACAAGGGCGTTGTCTCCTGCATTCTGCCCATCCAGGACATGCCCTTCTTTGCCGACGGCACCCCCGTGGACATCGTGCTCAACCCCCTGGGCGTGCCTTCGCGTATGAACATCGGGCAGATCATGGAAACCCACCTGGGCTGGGCCGCGCGCGAGCTGGGCGCCCAGCTGGCCCGCATGGCCGACGCCGCCGTGGACCCGCAAGTCCTGCGCGCGGAGATCTCCCGTGTCTTCAAGACCTCGGAAATCGAAGCCATGCTGGCGGAAGTAAGCGATGAGGAACTCATCCCCATGGCCCGGGATCTGCGCAACGGCATCGTCACCAAGACGCCGGTCTTTGACGGCGCCCACGAAGACGAAATCTGGTCCTGGCTGGCCCTGGCCGGCCTGCCTGACGACGGCAAGAGCGTGCTCTACGACGGCCGCACCGGCGACGAGTTCATGAACCGCGTCACCGTGGGCGTCATGTACATGCTCAAGCTGCACCACCTGGTGGACGAGAAGATCCACGCCCGCTCCACAGGCCCGTACTCCCTGGTCACGCAGCAGCCCCTGGGCGGCAAGGCCCAGTTCGGCGGCCAGCGGCTGGGGGAAATGGAAGTGTGGGCGCTGGAAGCCTACGGCGCGGCGCACTTGCTGCAGGAATTCCTCACCGTCAAGTCGGACGACGTGGCCGGTCGCGTGAAAATGTACGAGAAGATCGTCAAGGGCGAGAACTTCCTGGAAGCAGGCCTGCCCGAGAGCTTCAACGTGCTGGTGAAAGAACTGATGAGCCTGGGCCTGGACGTGACCCTCATCGAGGAAGAACGCAAAAAGGCCAGACGGGAACCGCAGTTCCTCTCCAACAACTAA